A genomic window from Daphnia carinata strain CSIRO-1 chromosome 9, CSIRO_AGI_Dcar_HiC_V3, whole genome shotgun sequence includes:
- the LOC130685734 gene encoding uncharacterized protein LOC130685734, giving the protein MKLRLICFTFFFVCRRFTVIGQTVDSKENDGASTETLVAPGTPEGQLSLVHRLEIMEDAFRAIVSALSNQSNELFAPIKEILVQHPSVRSFLSSTPFLTNATTVPVRGIDKNETVESSTRETKDIFQQGEHIVDNLKGVVKCSLAHLVDINTVDDLNSSLNGSALTAFFASNESLEINWPMPSDECLKFSTGIWIRVYQSGDEYKWPAETLLAVPQKCIKKSSNISYSIVLSPPSPSAAEKEDPCNFYLTKNLIQCRSYVIEVIPNYQSLRGKTLRIETVIPPKISADGSMKSLLTAVANGDVLKLNWEDNSGCKPQMTSLNLKIFQDGFVDIQRQNVSNIRIPRSCLRQHVNNDNLFTMVLPANPQTCPIDWKPLDKCRKYRLEISPKYTDTWNGPSTSLDILAKGQEAANSSFASNDIIWRCPRKHFFCDHRCWSSDTPYICDGRNHCTNGRDEHYCDPVCKDGFKCGRQCIPNELVCNGKFDCFDGSDEDYTCSYGNMCQQFTNSSGNFSSLIIPKPANEIHSDRMSDVVRKTTVLISVEPTHQIWLTFEKYLTFENMHFVKIYDGPYSTSPLLFSRGGSQNQFSVRSSSNELYVEFPSYHDVQYGITALYASINATSEPFVPGCGGYIRGEGVISTPTYSANPEITDCFWFLETKNSEDTLALSNSDFVLYQRRKSISTTARSSVFGHLPVTVPPPAESPPLIIYDGWSTEGLVLYNGEAEDQQRAVTYSISNRMMVHLPSPEIREEPPFSWTVSRISTPQCNHTFDGSSGIIKSPNYPVVYSHLSDCRWTIELKPGLKIRLLFAFFETQDQADFLYVYDGPTIYSKLLLEKSGSVRTPFEITSTSNQMMIRFITDASIALPGFLVVYSTV; this is encoded by the exons ATGAAGTTGAGACTGATTTgcttcactttctttttcgtttgcagGAGATTCACAGTGATTGGGCAAACAGTGGATTCTAAGGAAAATGATGGAGCCTCAACAGAAACTCTGGTTGCCCCTGGCACACCAGAAGGCCAACTATCTTTAGTGCATCGCTTGGAAATAATGGAAGATGCATTCCGGGCTATAGTTTCCGCACTTTCAAATCAATCCAACGAATTATTCGCTCCAATTAAAGAAATCTTGGTACAACATCCGTCTGTCAGGTCGTTCCTTTCATCAACACCATTTTTAACAAATGCCACTACCGTCCCTGTAAGGGGCATCGATAAAAATGAGACCGTCGAGAGTAGCAcacgagaaacaaaag ACATCTTCCAACAAGGAGAACACATAGTGGATAACCTTAAAGGAGTGGTGAAGTGTTCGTTGGCTCATTTGGTTGATATTAATACCGTCGATG ATTTAAACTCCAGTCTCAACGGATCGGCATTAACTGCTTTTTTCGCTAGCAATGAATCGCTTGAAATCAATTGGCCAATGCCCTCAGATGAGTGTCTGAAATTCAGTACCGGCATTTGGATCAGGGTATACCAGTCTGGTGATGAATACAAATGGCCGGCAGAAACTCTTCTAGCTGTACCCCAAAAGTGCATAAAAAAGAGTTCGAACATTTCGTATTCGATTGTTCTTTCTCCGCCATCACCGTCTGCGGCTGAAAAGGAAGATccttgtaatttttatttgaccaaaaatctgATTCAATGCAGATCTTACGTCATAGAAGTTATCCCCAATTACCAATCGCTTAGAGGAAAAACTTTACGGATAGAAACCGTAATTCCTCCAAAG ATAAGTGCAGATGGGAGCATGAAATCGTTACTAACTGCCGTGGCAAATGGAGAtgtattgaaattgaattggGAGGATAATTCTGGTTGCAAGCCTCAGATGACTTCATTAAATCtgaaaatatttcaa gatggATTTGTTGATATTCAAAGACAAAATGTCAGCAATATCAGGATTCCGCGGAGTTGTTTGAGACAACATGTGAATAATGATAACCTATTCACAATGGTTTTACCAGCTAATCCGCAGACATGCCCGATTGATTGGAAGCCATTAGACAAGTGTCGCAAATACAGACTTGAAATCAGTCCCAAGTATACGGACACTTGGAATGGGCCTTCTACTTCATTGGATATACTTGCAAAAGGACAGGAAG CTGCAAACAGTTCGTTTGCTTCGAATGACATCATTTGGAGATGTCCAAgaaagcatttcttttgtgaCCACCGTTGTTGGTCGTCAGACACACCCTATATATGTGACGGACGAAATCACTGTACAAATGGTCGAGATGAACATTACTGCGATCCT GTATGCAAAGATGGGTTTAAATGCGGCCGGCAGTGCATACCGAACGAACTAGTTTGCAATGGAAAATTTGATTGTTTCGATGGTTCCGATGAAGACTATACATGCA GTTACGGCAACATGTGTCAGCAATTCACAAATTCATCCGGAAATTTTTCGTCGCTGATAATCCCCAAGCCTGCCAATGAAATTCACTCGGATAGAATGTCCGATGTTGTCCGTAAAACTACCGTTTTGATATCGGTAGAACCCACTCATCAGATTTGGCTAACGTTCGAAAAATACCTTACTTTCGAAAACATGCATTTTGTTAAA ATCTATGACGGGCCTTACTCCACTAGTCCTCTTCTGTTCTCCCGGGGCGGCTCACAAAATCAATTCTCCGTACGATCGTCTTCCAACGAGCTTTATGTAGAATTTCCATCTTATCATGATGTGCAATATGGAATCACTGCCCTTTACGCAAGT ATAAACGCAACAAGCGAACCGTTTGTACCAG GATGCGGCGGTTATATTAGAGGTGAAGGAGTGATTTCGACGCCAACCTATTCTGCTAATCCCGAAATCACCGACTGCTTTTGGTTTTTGGAAACGAAGAACAGCGAAGATACTCTTGCACTAAGCAACTCGGATTTCGTCTTGTATCAGCGGAGGAAATCAATTTCTACTACTGCGAGGAGCTCTGTATTTGGCCACTTACCTGTAACAGTGCCTCCGCCAGCTGAGTCACCCCCACTTATA ATTTATGACGGGTGGAGTACTGAAGGTCTCGTGCTGTACAATGGGGAAGCTGAAGATCAACAGAGGGCAGTCACCTATTCGATCAGCAACAGAATGATGGTTCATTTACCATCCCCTGAAATACGAGAAGAACCTCCATTCTCCTGGACGGTCTCCAGA ATTTCTACACCACAATGCAACCATACCTTTGATGGATCTAGCGGAATAATCAAAAGCCCCAATTACCCTGTGGTTTATTCGCATTTAAGTGACTGCCGTTGGACCATCGAATTGAAACCTGGTTTAAAAATCCGGCtgctttttgctttctttgaAACTCAGGATCAAGCAGATTTTCTCTAT GTTTACGATGGACCGACTATTTACTCGAAGCTCCTGTTAGAAAAATCGGGATCTGTTAGGACACCTTTTGAAATTACCTCGACAAGCAATCAAATGATGATTAGGTTTATAACCGATGCCAGCATTGCTCTTCctggttttcttgttgtttattCAACAGTTTAA